In the genome of Tripterygium wilfordii isolate XIE 37 chromosome 19, ASM1340144v1, whole genome shotgun sequence, one region contains:
- the LOC119986200 gene encoding calcium-binding protein PBP1-like — protein MDFDFGAEFQDNFPSMMARLGAEGFILELCSGFRLLMDASKGLITFESLKRNCLILGLHDIGDDEIVCMLMEGDLDGDGALSQMEFCILMFRLSPGLNFDGSKQQYWME, from the coding sequence ATGGATTTTGATTTTGGAGCTGAATTCCAAGACAATTTCCCGTCGATGATGGCGCGGTTGGGGGCAGAAGGATTCATTCTCGAGCTTTGCAGCGGGTTCCGGCTGCTTATGGATGCTAGTAAGGGACTGATCACTTTCGAGAGCTTGAAGAGGAATTGTTTGATATTAGGTTTGCATGATATTGGAGATGATGAGATTGTGTGCATGTTGATGGAAGGTGATTTGGATGGAGATGGTGCCTTGAGTCAGATGGAGTTTTGTATTCTCATGTTTAGGTTAAGTCCtggtttgaattttgatggaTCCAAGCAACAGTACTGGATGGAATAA